One region of Streptomyces sp. NBC_00442 genomic DNA includes:
- a CDS encoding STAS domain-containing protein has translation MAVEPSVDSSALGNCRVVRVGGEMDYESSPFFRARLLAEIAQGQRRVVLDLSAMSFCDSAGLNVLMAVWREAHATGVVVVLACVAASLRRMLSITGLSDVLRAYGTVAEAEAAGGGS, from the coding sequence GTGGCCGTGGAGCCCTCAGTTGACTCGAGTGCGTTAGGGAACTGCCGAGTCGTGCGGGTCGGCGGCGAGATGGACTATGAGAGCTCACCGTTTTTCCGTGCCCGCCTCCTCGCGGAGATCGCGCAGGGTCAGCGCCGTGTGGTGCTGGACTTGTCCGCGATGTCGTTCTGTGATTCCGCCGGGTTGAATGTGCTGATGGCGGTATGGCGGGAGGCGCACGCGACGGGCGTCGTCGTCGTGTTGGCGTGTGTGGCGGCGAGTCTCCGGCGGATGTTGAGCATCACTGGGCTGAGCGACGTTCTTCGGGCGTACGGGACCGTCGCAGAGGCCGAAGCGGCCGGCGGCGGATCCTGA
- a CDS encoding lytic polysaccharide monooxygenase auxiliary activity family 9 protein, whose amino-acid sequence MAITIKGRGSGGDAVMAPRSRSVLAIQDGTVKATALEAGKFFPQTTGGHSDPAFHEDTPNSAPPADGKIASAGNPGAAQLDRTDIEWAKHQVVSGEVLDVTWSFTVLRTVRRFNYFLTNADWDPTLPLARSQFEDKPFYTVENTQRPFWNYQSELAAQSPTTHSIPLPQRTDYQVLLAVCEIADTGTALYQVIDLSFDS is encoded by the coding sequence ATGGCGATCACGATCAAGGGACGCGGCTCCGGGGGCGACGCGGTGATGGCCCCCCGATCGCGCAGCGTCCTGGCCATCCAAGACGGGACGGTGAAGGCGACCGCGCTGGAGGCGGGCAAGTTCTTCCCGCAGACCACCGGCGGCCATTCCGACCCCGCCTTCCACGAGGACACCCCGAACAGCGCTCCGCCGGCCGACGGGAAGATCGCCAGCGCAGGAAACCCCGGCGCAGCCCAACTCGACCGGACGGACATCGAGTGGGCCAAGCACCAGGTGGTCTCGGGGGAGGTCCTGGACGTCACCTGGTCCTTCACCGTGCTCCGCACGGTCCGCCGGTTCAACTACTTCCTGACCAACGCCGACTGGGACCCCACCCTGCCCCTGGCCCGCTCCCAGTTCGAGGACAAGCCCTTCTATACCGTTGAGAACACCCAGCGCCCTTTCTGGAACTACCAGAGTGAACTCGCCGCGCAGTCCCCGACGACGCACAGCATCCCCCTGCCGCAGCGCACGGACTATCAGGTGCTCCTGGCGGTCTGCGAGATCGCCGACACCGGCACCGCCCTGTACCAGGTCATCGACCTGAGCTTCGACAGCTGA